In the genome of Podospora pseudocomata strain CBS 415.72m chromosome 7, whole genome shotgun sequence, the window TTTTGCGTGTATAATGCAAAGGATTTTCCTGGTATGAAGGCTAGTACGGGGTTGACGAAACGGTTGAAGGAGCAGGGGTGTCTGATTAGTATCAAGAAGGGGAAcgagaagagggagacgcctgggggtggggggggggggtgggggtggtgggaggaggggggccgaggaggttgaggaggaggaggaggaaggggggggatagtgagggggagggggagaagagggggaggaagagggtgaagaggagcGCGTGACTAGCTGgggtgttttgttgtttgctcctccctttttggaggggggcaggggatggtgatgatgattatgatgatgagaggacACCGCTCAGAAAGGGCGGAGAGAAGAGTGGCGGGTGGCATTTGAAATGCTAACGCCATggtgacaacaacaaccacaagcAACAGAGCTGAACTGGTCAACCACACAGACAAGTTCAGATGCTTTTTTTCTAGCAAAGAGCGAACAGAtaccccatcatcttgttTTTTTGATCTCCTATTTCACTTTTCTTTCCGAGAAAACACTCACATGAcggaacaacagcaacaattACGAAGGGACGAACTGGACAAAAGGAAACGGGAAAAGTTCGGGGCCACGGAACACAGGGGGACCAAAACGGACTGCGAATACGGAAAAACGAGAGTCTCCTCCGGGTtggatgttttttttttcttgctcTTTTTGGGTGTAACTGGTGTCGCTTGAACTAGATCTCTTTTATGAGACTTTTGGTATCACGGTTCAGTTGACGAGGGCGACGACGGAGTTAAGAGTGAGCATGTCAAGCTTGTGCATTTCGTTCTGCTTTTTGCTTTTATGGTCTTACCGATACGGAGAGAAAGACTGGGAAACAAAGTTCTGTGTGCATTTTGCATCTTAGCGAGCTTTCtaagagagaagagagagaggtacCAAATCAATATCGATCAAAAGTGTTCTAATCATTCATGAGGCCTGTTCCGGTTTGACCAGTGGTTTAAATGTCAATGATAGAGATTGGGGGTGTAGTATGAGTTTGGCATGGGAAAATGACCTGAGGTGCTAAAGCGAgcgagtgagtgagtgagcgTGCTGCTCAGCTAATTCAGCATGAGTATGTTAAGTGAGAGCGTGAGCAAGAAAGCTCACCTTGCCATAAAAAGATAAAACGTCACTACGCGGGACACctctctcaaccccatcaccagaTCCAGTATCCCGGCCTATCCTTCACAACCTCTCAACTtcggcaacctcaaccgcAAAAACGCATGTCTAAAACAAACCTCACAACCTTCCCATGTCTCAAAGTGAGGTGGCGTGCTACACACCTCCAGAAAAATAAACAATACCTCTGACTCAACCCACAATCGGGAAACCTCCCATTCGTGATTCATACCTTTCCCTCCTCATGCATACTGTGCAGCaagccatcacccccaaaaaagcaacaacaacacacctaTCTAcatatacatacatacacacTAGAAATTTCCATACCGTGCCGATCACCCCAAGAAAGacaaaaccaaccccccatcctctttcggaccccttccacccctcctAACTGGCCACAatccgccccccccccctttcaccgGTTTCGCCACAGTGCGCACGCCGCGCGATCTttcctttcttcttttcccgGTGTGATAGAGAGCACATATGTAAGACTACACTAGTATATATGTAGGTTGCCGATCTCCCTCTTCTAGTCGCTTCCCATATGCAAATGcacctccaaccaacaacaacaaacccgGTTTTATACACGACAAACCCAAAACAAGCATCATCCTTGTTCACTTTGGGAATCACACATCCGACTGAGGAAGGGAACAAGAAAATCTAGGAATGTTTGCTCCTGGTTTTGTCTTACATTCTCTTGGCTGCttggaagaggttggaggttgagcaggaggtggggtgggggttatACACATCACTCTAGAAAAGGCAAGGCTGTAAATCACAAGCGCGGCTGACGAGCACTGTCAATGAAAGCAAACCCAAAACACCTGCTTTTCATTTTTATAAACCTTCCTGGATATCAAGACCAGAAACCAACAGTGAGTAACTACTGTAGAGACAATTACATTTtaacaaaagaaagaaaaaaccatGATTTGGCCATGCCGGTATCaactccgcctcccccctcccgtgAATAAtgcttccttccccttccccctctttATCAACATCTCAAATATACACACCCCTACTCTCtactcatcatcctcgctctcctcctcctcctcctcctcaacgaccttccccttcttctcagccgCCTTCTTAGCCCACTCCTGCGCCTTGACGCTAACCCTCTCCCtgctcttcttttccccattCTTATCCTCCCACTGCGCCCACCTTTTGAACCAAGTCTTGGCCTGCTTGGGCTTGAGACCCTTGACCTTGCTGCCGCGATCAAACAAATCACGGACAGTGGCGGGATCAGTAGTGCCGACCGAGGTCTCAAGGTCGACAAACTGGTTCCACAAGTCGAATCTCTTGGGGAAGGCGGCGAGAATGGTCTCAAACAGTGAGCGACCCTGTTCGCGGTCACCGTTGGAAGAGCGGAACTCGAGCGCGGCAAACTTGGGCATCAACTCCAGAATGACGGGCTTCCCGCCTCCCAGCGACTTTTCGGCgcggggaagaagggcaCGGGCCTTGTCGGGACGGTCATACTTGGTGTGGAGGAAATGGGCATAGTTGATCCAGACGCTGGGGGACTTGGAACCGAACTTTTTGATGATCTTCTCAAAGAGGTCATCTGCTTCCTATTGCTGGGAGTTAGTAACTGGTCTATCATCAAATTAAATTAGGGAGTGACTTACCTTGAGCTTGCCAGACTGAATGTAACTGCTGGCCAGACGCTCGTAGACTTCTTGCTCATCGTTGTAGGTGCAGGCACGCTTGAAAAGCTCCTCAACAGTCTCCTCTGTGCCATAGGCAACCTCGAGATTGAGGTAAGCAATCCAGACGTTCAgcttctcaagctcctccttgatgTTGATCGTCTTGATCGCACGCTCAGCCACCTGTCTCGCGCTGGCAAGATCGCTGACTTGCATCTGGAAAGCCATGTAGGCAATCCACAGCTCTGACGAATCAGGCTGACCCAGAAGGAGACGCTCGTAATCACTCGTCGTCTGAGGCCCGTTGACATCAAGCTCGGCTGTCCGGTCGACCTGGGCCCGAGACtcacgctgctgctgctgcttcttcttcttgatcggCTCATCAGTGCTGCCAGCGGCCttgtcatcttcatccaaaGCATCGGCATTCCAGCTGAAGCCGCCGGTCTCGAGACCCTTGACGCCTTCTGTTTGGGCATCATCCATCTCGACGTCGCTGCCagcgtcatcatcatcatcctcatcgtcagaGTCAGCATTGATAACGAGGGCgccgccagcaccagcatcgCTCATgtcttcatcctcgctgtCCAAGGCGGCACCAGCATCTTCATCGCTATCCACGTCCatctcatcgtcgtccttAAAGTACGACGGCTTCAGGCCGAGGTTGATGCGCTttgtcttctcctccaccttgagAACACgagccttgaccttgtcaCCCTCACTGTAGAGCGCCTTGGCGTCCTTGATCGCTCTGTCGGCCATTTCAGAGCGGTGGCACAAACCGGAGAGACGATCAGAACCATCAATGTCGATAAAAGCACCGAAGTCCTCCACCTTGCGGACCTTGCCCGTTACGATTTGACCTTCCTTCAGGTCCGAGAATGTGATTGGGGGCACATAGTCTTTGCTCAGGATGGAAGGCCTCAAGCTCATCTCCAGGCGACCGTTGCTGACAGAAATGATACGGCCCTTGACAAGCTGGTCAATCTGGAAGTGCTCCTTCCAGTCCTTCAGGTAAGAGTCTGACAAGTTCTTGATCTGGACCATAGCCACAATGTCACCGCCAAGCGTAACAAAGAGACCCTTGTCAGACACATTCTTGACGAACCCACGAAGGACATCGCCCACAGCGATCTTGGTGTCCTTAGTGATCTCCTTGTCTGTGACCTCGAGTCTTGAGCTGAGCACGCGAGAGGGGCGCATCGACAATCTCAATCTCTTGTTGCTCTTGTCGATATCGAGCACGGCGACACGGACAATTTCGTGCTTGGAATGCTTCAGAGGGTTGGCTTCCTCGTAATCATCCGCAAGATCGCACAAGAAAACAGGTCCAGCCACAGACTCGCTGAGCTTAACAAACACTACGTTGTCGGTAGTCTTGGTGACCTTTCCAGGAAGCACCATACCCTTCTGGATCTTGTCCCAGGTCAACGGGTTCTCTGCATTGGGATCGCGAGCCGAGAGGTCGAGACGGTTCCTCTCTGCGTCCACGTGGATGACACGGACTTGGAGGACAGAGCCGATAGGGAAACTCTTCGCCACATCCTGCAATTTTGACAAGTCATCGGAGAGCTCAACGGCGCTGATTCTGCCGCGAACATTAGGTGACAGGTTGACCCAGATGTGATTCTGAGCGACATTGTTGACAAACGCCAGATGAGTTTGCCCCACCTCAAGCTTCGCGTAGCTCAGAGGCTCTGGGGTAGAGCCTTCTTGAAGATCACTTGGCTTGGCCGAGAGCTCCAAGACCGTGTGGCTTGAGCGGTGAGAAATGGGCAAGAAACGGTGGTTGCGAGCGTCATGAATACCAAGAACACGCACGTCGATGATTTCGCCAGTCTTGAACTTGCCCAAAGGCTTCTTCACGCTGCGAATGTCGTCGAACTTGTCAAAGACCTGCGAAACATCGATACGGCCTTGGACGTTGTCGGCAAGGTCAACATTGATCTGTGTATCCTTGGCAGACTTTACCCTCGCCTTAGTGATCTTGCCAATCGGGAGATCTTCCATAGTCAAGACCGACAGATCCAGGGCATTCATAGCCTTGTCGGCCGACTTGCTAGAGGCCTTTGCCTGAACGTCTTCACCGCCCTCCGATGGGATAGCAACAACGATACGGTTAAGATCCTTGTCGACCGATGTGATCTTGACAGTGACAGACTGCAGCTTTTGGAAGCCAAAGCTTGGCTTATCCTGGATGTCGCGTGGcagcttggtcttggggagCAGCGCTGTCAGCCTGCCAGCAAACTGGACGAAGGCGGCCGTGGCAGTTGTGTTGCGAATGAAGCCAGGTACAACATCACCCACACGTGCCCGGTCAATTGTGTGAAGAAGcttgcccttcttcgccGCTTCGACAAGGCTTGGCTTGTGAGAGAGGATGATGGACCGACGAGCTTCGTTCTTTTCAAGAACAACCAGTTCCGTAAGAGTCTGATTGACGTGGATCTTCTTGAGCGCAGACTGTGTTTTGCTGACCGACTTGTCGGTAAGGTGTCTGACAGGGAGGATGGCCTTCAACGAGCCCTCGACGAGCTCGACAAAGATATCGTCTTCTGTCTTTTGTGTGACCTTGGCGGTAACCAAGTTGCCAATTTGGAGCTTCTTCAGTGCAACCTGCTTCTCCAAACCAAAGGCTGATGGGTCCTTGCAGGACACAATCATTCTCTTTTCCTCGGGGTCAAAGCTGAGGACGTAAACACTAATAGTCTGGCCCTCACGGAAATGCTCCTTGGGATCCTGGATGTAAGCCTCGCTCATTTCAGACACCGGAAGGAAACCACGAAGCTGTCCGTAAAACTGAACGATAGCACCCCGATCCAGAAGCTTAACAATAGTACCGAACGTCTGAAGCCCGACGGCAAGCTCGTCGTATGACTTGACCGGAGGAGCATCGGAGTTCACCAGTGTCTTCTTCAAGGTAAGCCGCAGCTGATGTCTTACTGGGTTGGTTGACAGGACACGGGTCTTGACCTTCATTCCTTCCCTGAATTTCTTCTCGGGGTGCTGCAGATGGACATCGGAAAGATGCATTTCAGGAACCAGACCGGAAATACCCTCGGCAACCTTCACGATCAAACCGCCAAGCCCGTGCTCGTTGACGACCAACTTTTCAACCACACccggcaccaccactcccacggGGATGTCTTGTATTCTCAAGAATGGCTGCTCCAAGACACTCTTCTCCATCGACAGGTTGTACATGCCATCGAAAGGATTGTAGCCAACTACACGAGCAGCGTGGACGGACCCAACCTTGTAAGGGCCGCTGGTCTCGAACAGCGAGTCCACCTTGCCATCCTTCACTCTGGAGATGTGCACGAAGCCTGGTACACCCTCgacaccaacatcaacataGAGACCAATTTCGGGCTCAACCCTTTGAACAGTGCACTTTTCAATAATGGTAGAATGGGCGAGAATGTCCACTGGCAACGATTCGATGTCGTTCTTGGTTTTGGCGATTTTCGGTTTAAGTGACAGCACGTGTGGCAGCAGGGAAATGCCGAGTTTGGGCTTTCTTGCGGTGGGGAAATTGCAGATGATCCTCGCCTTGATCCGCGAGCCAACCTTGTACTCGTCCACAATGTCAACGGCACCAGGGCCAGCGTTTGAGTGAACCAGATCAGCAGTCACATCCAAATGACCCATCACCTTGCCCACAAGGCCGTGCTCGGTGACTTCGGAAACCAGGATATCGGCCGCGGTGCCTGGTAGGAACGAGTCGATAGTCGTGGCCTCGGATGGGAAGCTTTTGATGCTGCCGATGCGGTCCTCCAAGGTGGAAAGCTGTACAACCTTGCCGCTGGCAGCTTTGCTGGTCGCAATACAAAGCAGAACTGAGCCAGGCTGAACACTTTCTTCCGGAATGCCCTTGTCGAGTTGTTTCCGAGGCAAAAAGCCCTTCAATTTTGAGTCTGAGATGTTGACATCCATAACAAAACCATGATCCTCCACACTAACAACCGAAGCCATAAGAGTAGTGTTCTCGACGATATCCTGCTCTGACATGCCAGAGTTGGCGAGCGCCGGCTGGAGTGATAGCTCAATGTGGCGCTTGGGCTTTCCGTCGACCGAATCATCGTGTGTTGATACAACGTAGGCGCGAACATACTGGCCCATTCGGAAGATAGTTTGGAGGTCGATGttctcgtcgtcctcgtctgcttgatcctcctcctcgtccttctcGGCGATTGCCTGTAACCTTTGTGTAAAGATATCTGAAATAGCCGTAATTGGAACGTGGCCgacgaggttgttgggaagCGCAACGGCAACAtcggtgaggttgatgccgCAGACTGTACCGAGCACCAGGGAGCCCTTGACCAAGCGCTGGAAGTTGTTAGCAACGCCATCAATGGCAACCCCATGACGAAGTTCCTCTTCTTACCTTGAAGTTCAAGCTTTCTaccttgatggcatcctcgtcttTCACAGGTtctacctctccacccttGGACTTGCgtgccttcttcttcttggattTCTCTCCTCCAGATTTCTTGCTGGCAGCCTCTTCGAAGAGGACATCGTTCTTGGCCTGGATCTGAATTTGCTTTTGTTCGAGGGGGGTCAAGACACTGGCGCCACCTCTGGGAAACAAtggctcttcctccttgatcAGAGATGTTGCTGGGGTAGACGGCTTTGATGGTTTTGCGTCGCCCTTCTTGTTGGAGTCCTTGGTTGAATCGCTTCCTTTCGCCCTTTTGGAGGGTCGCGTATCATTTGTAGGCTTTGCCGTCTTGGAGGCAGAGCCGTCGGGGCCCTCTTTGCGCTTTAACGAACCCATGGCGGATAGTTGATGTTTGGGTCGTTGTAAGTGACGGGAGGCTCGTTCGCAACCACAAGAAGCTGGCACCCACCACAAAAATTTCTGGTGGGTCCTGCCCATTGGCGATAACGATAACAAAAGCGGTGAACGGCACCGGTGGGGCTTTGGAAGAGACCCTGGATCATCCCAGAGTTGACATGGAacgcttctgcttctgccgaAGATGTTCAACCTGATAATGGGATGAACTACAGATGGCAATATGACCTACCAAATGGCTAATTTTCTAGCCAAACACTCCATCTTCTGTCCAAATTCGCGTTGTTCTCTTTTCTTACATTGGCATCTCTCATGCAAGATGTCATGCTCAAaccagggttagggtagaGTACAGCAACGCCCCATCACTCACCTCTTCGTTACTTGCCCACCACATGCTCCTCCCCACGTTCACTTGACGCCTGAAACCTTGAAGCCCAAAGGTATGGAAAAACTGAACTtcatggctgttgttggagaatTGGACGAGCTGGTTTTTGGTTGCTAACTTCAAGTAGAGTAGTGTATATGTAAAGATACGTGGCCCAAGCTTTCGACGTTGCAGTTCCAGGGACCAGCCGCTGATGCAGTCTTGTCAACGCTGTTTGATTTGGAGTCTTTGGAGGGGGATCATCCTGTCAGGCGATATGGGTGTTAGTGACAGCTTTCACGACGGTGAGCTATGACTGTCTACGGACAATTATTTAGACCGACAGCTGGAGTTGACCGACTGTTTATCCGAGCGAAGAGTGTCTCACATGGATTTAAACTTTCGGTGTCCAAAAGCCAAGTCTCGCAAATGCATGGCCTGTAAAATGATCCCGTGCGCCCAGAAGCGGCTTTCGGTAGTGCCCCCAACCACTGGGATGACGTATCCGGGGGGTCGTTCCTCGGCCACCCACTCAACAAGTCGCGCCATCACCCAAACGCAGCCTGAACACATGGCCCAAGGCAACGACAACTAAGAACAAAAAGACGACAAGACAGCCCCCCATCGCCTCAAACCCATACTCCATACGACACTCGAACTCAAGCGACTACACCCTGGACTGGTAGGACACTCGCGAGAACCCCATCAGAGCCGCCATGGCTCCCAGGAAACGAGCAAAGCCGAACCCGGTCCAGCAGAGTGCGTCAACAACGCAATCATCAGACACTGCGGATCAAATTACATCGCCGGCCGCCTCTACAACCCCACAGAGCATTCCGCCATCTCTGAAAACCAATGGAAGTGGCGATCGCGCATCCAGCTCTGGCCCAGGCTCGAAGCAGGTAAGCACCATTATCCCATGCGCGCCATCCTCAGGCAGCCCCTTTAGGCAACTCTTATCGATTGACACGTAGCAGGTGAACAAGACTCGTAGTTGGTATGGGTCTTTATCGAAGAAGTCTGTAGCATCCACCCAAGTTGCGCGCGAGACCATCTTGGGTGGAACCTCGAAACCTATGGCTACCGCCGACTTTACTCGGTTTGATACAAAGAAGCCTTCTGATATGAGTGGCGACGAAGCACCGacccctgctccttcttcactATCGAAATCACACGATTCTGGCGTTGGATTCGCGAGCGATGGAACCCGAGGCCTGAAAACACCGAGCTCCAAGACAGTTGTGAAGCCTGCAAACGGACAGGCAGAGGCCAAGACTACGGCTAAGTCGGAGGACGTGGTCATGGAAAACGAAGACAATGGgaaagaacaagaagagacaCCACCTGCCAAATCAGCTACGGATCAGAGTACAGGTCCTACGGTACCCACTGCGTCTGCAGCTACAACTACGCGACCTACATCAACATGGCtaggagggtggtggggaagcTCAcagcctccagctccagcatcAGCACAGGCCTCGCAAATGGACGTCGCGGAGGAACCAGCCACACAAGCAACACTTGCTGGTAGCCAGGTCTCAGAGAACGCAACACAAGAGCCCGCCCCTCGAGACCCGCCAGAACAACAGTCGCCGGACATAGCCGAGCAAACCGAGGCACAGAACCAAGCACATGCCGCTACTGGTGGAGGTTATGGATCTTGgatctggggttggggagcgGGAAAGAGCGTACCAACTTCACAGCCAGCAAAAACTGCTTCGGATTCTACAACAAACCAATCTTCAGCGGAAGTGCCCAAAACAGACAGCACCAGCGACTCAGCGAAGGAGCCCGAAGACACCATCATGCAGGGTGCCCCACCAATCGAGGAGACTCCGGCGCCCTCAGGTTCTACAACATCAGACCCAGCCCCAAAAACAGGCTCAACATGGGCATTCTGGTCTCGACAATCAGGGCCTACATCGGGAAAGAAGTCAGCCGAGGATTCCGACGAAGGTCAGCTTGCGGTGATGGGTGAAAGCTCGGAACACCGCCCAAAGAGAGCCAAGTCCATGGAGTTCAAAGGCTCTCCACCCAAGGAAACCCCTATCAAGTCTGGTAAAAAGGAGGAACCAGCCAAGGATCTGTCGATCAAGTCTGGCAAGactgggaagaaggaagagtTGGCCAAAGCTTCAGCCAGTCCGCCAGGCAAGGCAGCTTCCATCAGGAGATCCAAGAGGGACCGTCCAGAATCGATGGAAATCGATGACACGACCCCCATTCGTCCTGGTACCCCCAAGGCAGTGGAAGCTCCGGCCAAGGGGGCTGCGCAGAAAACACCAGCCTCATCAACAAAAACTACCGCACCCAACCTTGTGCTTCCGTCTTTTAATGGAACCTACAAACTCAAAGAAAACCCCTCGATCGTCAAGCAAATCACCCGTATTCTTCTTCGAGGAAGCCAAGCTCCTTCAAACAAGCACGTCTACATCTCCAAAGTCCTCCCCAAAATAAAGAAAGCGATTGCCATCGGCGTTCATGGGCTCTTCCCCGCGAACTATCTCAGGACAGTCATCGGCCAGCCAACAGGCACATCGATCAAGTTCGCCAACCACACCGCCGACGCCATTAGACGCTGGGCGGATAAACACGGCTGTGGAGACTGCGAAATCGAAAAAGTAGCCTTGGAAGGTGAAGGCAAGATTGGGGAAAGAGTAGAAAACCTCTGGAACTTGCTCCTCAACTGGATCGACCAGATCAGATCGGCTGAATTGATCCTCATCGGGTGTCACTCTCAAGGTGTGCCAGTGAGTATCATGCTCCTGGCCAAGCTAATCGAAATGGGCGTGGTCAACAAGGCCAGGGTCGGTGTCTGTGCCATGGCGGGGGTTTCTTTGGGACCGTTCCCCGATTACAGGACTAGTATGGGGTATTTGATGGGCTCGGCGGGGGAGCTGTGGGCGTTTGGGGACCCAAAAAGCGAGGTCAGCCAGCGGTTGGAGGCAGCAATGAAGGTTTGCTTGGGGTACGGGGTGAGGATCACGCTGGTGGGGAGCATTGACGACCAGCTTGTGCCGATGGAGTCGGCTGTTTACGCACCGGTGCACCACCCTTACATTTTCCGAGCGGCGTTTATCGACGGGAGGATCCACGCACCGGATTTTATTGCTCATTTGGTTGGCTTTGCGCTGAAGCTGAGAAACTTGGGGGTTTCGGACCATGGGCTGATTAGGGAGCTGAGCACGCCGCTGGCGGGGAGTTTGTACTCTGGGGAGGGCCACTCGAGGCTGTATGATGACGAGCAGGTTTATGATCTTGCCGTGAGCCATGCGCTGGAGACTACGGATGTGCCGGGAGCGAATCCGGCTGCTGAGATGAGTAGAATGGGGGGCGCGCTGGTGAATCCGAATCCGTATCATTTGCCTTGGATCatgagggggttgctggaggaggattttGTGAAGAgtgagttgggggaggagacgagggagttggtgaagCAGTTTGATGATTGGAAGCCGGTGACCAAGGCGCTGAAGGATGTGAAGTATCGGT includes:
- the RRP5 gene encoding rRNA biogenesis protein rrp5 (EggNog:ENOG503NVPJ; COG:A; BUSCO:EOG092603YJ) codes for the protein MGRTHQKFLWWVPASCGCERASRHLQRPKHQLSAMGSLKRKEGPDGSASKTAKPTNDTRPSKRAKGSDSTKDSNKKGDAKPSKPSTPATSLIKEEEPLFPRGGASVLTPLEQKQIQIQAKNDVLFEEAASKKSGGEKSKKKKARKSKGGEVEPVKDEDAIKVESLNFKRLVKGSLVLGTVCGINLTDVAVALPNNLVGHVPITAISDIFTQRLQAIAEKDEEEDQADEDDENIDLQTIFRMGQYVRAYVVSTHDDSVDGKPKRHIELSLQPALANSGMSEQDIVENTTLMASVVSVEDHGFVMDVNISDSKLKGFLPRKQLDKGIPEESVQPGSVLLCIATSKAASGKVVQLSTLEDRIGSIKSFPSEATTIDSFLPGTAADILVSEVTEHGLVGKVMGHLDVTADLVHSNAGPGAVDIVDEYKVGSRIKARIICNFPTARKPKLGISLLPHVLSLKPKIAKTKNDIESLPVDILAHSTIIEKCTVQRVEPEIGLYVDVGVEGVPGFVHISRVKDGKVDSLFETSGPYKVGSVHAARVVGYNPFDGMYNLSMEKSVLEQPFLRIQDIPVGVVVPGVVEKLVVNEHGLGGLIVKVAEGISGLVPEMHLSDVHLQHPEKKFREGMKVKTRVLSTNPVRHQLRLTLKKTLVNSDAPPVKSYDELAVGLQTFGTIVKLLDRGAIVQFYGQLRGFLPVSEMSEAYIQDPKEHFREGQTISVYVLSFDPEEKRMIVSCKDPSAFGLEKQVALKKLQIGNLVTAKVTQKTEDDIFVELVEGSLKAILPVRHLTDKSVSKTQSALKKIHVNQTLTELVVLEKNEARRSIILSHKPSLVEAAKKGKLLHTIDRARVGDVVPGFIRNTTATAAFVQFAGRLTALLPKTKLPRDIQDKPSFGFQKLQSVTVKITSVDKDLNRIVVAIPSEGGEDVQAKASSKSADKAMNALDLSVLTMEDLPIGKITKARVKSAKDTQINVDLADNVQGRIDVSQVFDKFDDIRSVKKPLGKFKTGEIIDVRVLGIHDARNHRFLPISHRSSHTVLELSAKPSDLQEGSTPEPLSYAKLEVGQTHLAFVNNVAQNHIWVNLSPNVRGRISAVELSDDLSKLQDVAKSFPIGSVLQVRVIHVDAERNRLDLSARDPNAENPLTWDKIQKGMVLPGKVTKTTDNVVFVKLSESVAGPVFLCDLADDYEEANPLKHSKHEIVRVAVLDIDKSNKRLRLSMRPSRVLSSRLEVTDKEITKDTKIAVGDVLRGFVKNVSDKGLFVTLGGDIVAMVQIKNLSDSYLKDWKEHFQIDQLVKGRIISVSNGRLEMSLRPSILSKDYVPPITFSDLKEGQIVTGKVRKVEDFGAFIDIDGSDRLSGLCHRSEMADRAIKDAKALYSEGDKVKARVLKVEEKTKRINLGLKPSYFKDDDEMDVDSDEDAGAALDSEDEDMSDAGAGGALVINADSDDEDDDDDAGSDVEMDDAQTEGVKGLETGGFSWNADALDEDDKAAGSTDEPIKKKKQQQQRESRAQVDRTAELDVNGPQTTSDYERLLLGQPDSSELWIAYMAFQMQVSDLASARQVAERAIKTINIKEELEKLNVWIAYLNLEVAYGTEETVEELFKRACTYNDEQEVYERLASSYIQSGKLKEADDLFEKIIKKFGSKSPSVWINYAHFLHTKYDRPDKARALLPRAEKSLGGGKPVILELMPKFAALEFRSSNGDREQGRSLFETILAAFPKRFDLWNQFVDLETSVGTTDPATVRDLFDRGSKVKGLKPKQAKTWFKRWAQWEDKNGEKKSRERVSVKAQEWAKKAAEKKGKVVEEEEEEESEDDE
- a CDS encoding hypothetical protein (EggNog:ENOG503NTYE), translated to MAPRKRAKPNPVQQSASTTQSSDTADQITSPAASTTPQSIPPSLKTNGSGDRASSSGPGSKQVNKTRSWYGSLSKKSVASTQVARETILGGTSKPMATADFTRFDTKKPSDMSGDEAPTPAPSSLSKSHDSGVGFASDGTRGLKTPSSKTVVKPANGQAEAKTTAKSEDVVMENEDNGKEQEETPPAKSATDQSTGPTVPTASAATTTRPTSTWLGGWWGSSQPPAPASAQASQMDVAEEPATQATLAGSQVSENATQEPAPRDPPEQQSPDIAEQTEAQNQAHAATGGGYGSWIWGWGAGKSVPTSQPAKTASDSTTNQSSAEVPKTDSTSDSAKEPEDTIMQGAPPIEETPAPSGSTTSDPAPKTGSTWAFWSRQSGPTSGKKSAEDSDEGQLAVMGESSEHRPKRAKSMEFKGSPPKETPIKSGKKEEPAKDLSIKSGKTGKKEELAKASASPPGKAASIRRSKRDRPESMEIDDTTPIRPGTPKAVEAPAKGAAQKTPASSTKTTAPNLVLPSFNGTYKLKENPSIVKQITRILLRGSQAPSNKHVYISKVLPKIKKAIAIGVHGLFPANYLRTVIGQPTGTSIKFANHTADAIRRWADKHGCGDCEIEKVALEGEGKIGERVENLWNLLLNWIDQIRSAELILIGCHSQGVPVSIMLLAKLIEMGVVNKARVGVCAMAGVSLGPFPDYRTSMGYLMGSAGELWAFGDPKSEVSQRLEAAMKVCLGYGVRITLVGSIDDQLVPMESAVYAPVHHPYIFRAAFIDGRIHAPDFIAHLVGFALKLRNLGVSDHGLIRELSTPLAGSLYSGEGHSRLYDDEQVYDLAVSHALETTDVPGANPAAEMSRMGGALVNPNPYHLPWIMRGLLEEDFVKSELGEETRELVKQFDDWKPVTKALKDVKYRLEAVRSKL